In Aquimarina spinulae, a single window of DNA contains:
- a CDS encoding N-acetylmuramoyl-L-alanine amidase-like domain-containing protein, producing the protein MNSKSFIIFFFLMTCAIQAQEIICSAKDKEIFTTRITALKKEYTPKTAFGETLVFVGKTFLGTPYAAKTLEIGSKESLVINFQGLDCTTFVENVLVLSLMLKNGKDDFESYTAYLEKIRYKNGKLDGYASRLHYFSEWITNNEQKDILRNITGDIGGIEIEKDINFMSTHRELYPFLKDDKNFKGIQQSEINISQSSVCFLPKDQIKEHEASILSGDIIALTTSIKGLDITHTGIAIRKENGRIHLLHASSKGQVEISTLPLVDYLKKIKNNTGIIVNRVL; encoded by the coding sequence ATGAACAGTAAATCTTTTATAATTTTTTTCTTTTTAATGACATGTGCTATTCAGGCACAAGAAATTATCTGTTCTGCAAAAGATAAAGAAATCTTTACTACCAGAATTACAGCTTTAAAAAAAGAATATACTCCAAAAACTGCTTTTGGGGAAACTTTGGTATTTGTTGGAAAAACTTTTTTAGGTACTCCTTATGCTGCCAAAACTCTAGAGATCGGATCAAAAGAGTCGTTGGTGATTAATTTTCAGGGATTAGATTGCACTACTTTTGTAGAAAATGTACTGGTTTTAAGTCTAATGCTTAAAAATGGTAAAGATGATTTTGAATCCTATACCGCTTATCTAGAAAAAATACGTTATAAAAATGGAAAATTAGATGGATATGCCTCGCGACTACACTACTTCTCTGAGTGGATTACTAATAATGAACAAAAGGATATTTTAAGAAATATTACAGGTGATATCGGTGGAATAGAAATAGAGAAAGATATTAATTTTATGAGCACACACCGAGAACTTTATCCTTTTCTTAAAGATGATAAAAACTTTAAAGGAATACAACAATCCGAAATTAATATCAGCCAATCATCGGTATGTTTTTTACCAAAAGATCAGATTAAAGAACATGAAGCATCAATACTATCTGGTGATATCATCGCATTAACTACTTCGATCAAAGGATTAGATATTACCCATACAGGAATCGCTATACGCAAAGAGAATGGGCGAATTCATTTATTACATGCATCATCAAAGGGTCAGGTAGAAATCTCTACGCTTCCATTGGTTGATTATCTTAAAAAGATAAAAAACAATACCGGAATTATTGTTAATCGAGTACTGTAA
- a CDS encoding GNAT family N-acetyltransferase: protein MMIERLQNNDIEVSKKIHSVFQVSYKVEAKLLNVTDFPPLKRSIENYVNSSTQFFGYFKDQELAGVIEIEHNNNFTDINSLVVDPKFFRQGIARKLMEFVFNTFDSDLFVVETGLENRPATKLYKNSGFKEVKQWDTDFGVRKIKFERRIGK, encoded by the coding sequence ATGATGATTGAAAGGCTTCAAAATAATGATATAGAAGTATCCAAAAAAATACATTCAGTTTTTCAAGTATCGTACAAGGTTGAGGCAAAATTATTAAATGTTACTGATTTCCCTCCTTTAAAAAGATCTATTGAAAATTATGTAAATAGTAGCACACAGTTTTTTGGATACTTCAAAGATCAGGAGCTAGCTGGAGTAATTGAAATAGAACATAACAATAATTTTACAGACATTAATAGCTTAGTTGTAGATCCAAAATTTTTCCGACAAGGAATTGCACGGAAATTAATGGAATTTGTTTTTAATACATTTGATTCGGATCTGTTTGTTGTTGAAACTGGACTGGAAAACAGACCCGCTACTAAATTATATAAAAACTCTGGTTTTAAAGAAGTTAAACAATGGGATACTGACTTTGGGGTTAGAAAAATAAAATTTGAGCGCAGAATAGGAAAATAA
- a CDS encoding DUF4249 family protein: MKPYILLIIGFIVLGCDDLKEEIKNRPEGEKLVLINGFLSPEEEMIKVEVSKTISVFDKPLQLEQADFVNTLIIKEAVVVIKNENQEEVELRYSSDSKLYQIASSEFLIEPGKRYTLNVLAEGKEFKATCVIPVMKTESVSAAIGFRAADGNVVENLNVSFDDIKGENNFYIIGALFNVTNNTEENRSIVNFDIERFATDVNGDGLGISANGTISNTNESLEVTVKVANVDELIFTTLKASFLNKNQTSNPFFQPIIPPNNIEGEGGYGVFAGFRLLEKTMTLGPIQSLDGV; the protein is encoded by the coding sequence ATGAAACCATACATTTTATTAATCATAGGTTTTATCGTTCTAGGTTGCGATGATCTAAAAGAAGAGATAAAAAATAGACCAGAAGGAGAGAAGTTAGTTTTGATCAATGGGTTTTTATCTCCAGAAGAAGAAATGATCAAAGTTGAAGTTTCTAAAACAATATCTGTTTTTGATAAACCTTTACAACTCGAACAAGCAGATTTTGTAAATACTTTAATCATTAAAGAAGCAGTAGTAGTTATCAAAAATGAAAACCAAGAAGAAGTAGAATTAAGATATTCTAGCGATAGTAAATTATATCAGATTGCATCTAGTGAATTCTTGATAGAACCGGGAAAAAGATATACTCTAAATGTCTTAGCAGAAGGAAAAGAATTTAAAGCCACTTGCGTTATTCCTGTTATGAAAACAGAAAGCGTATCTGCGGCTATTGGGTTTAGAGCAGCAGATGGTAATGTGGTAGAGAATCTTAATGTAAGTTTTGATGATATAAAAGGTGAAAATAATTTTTATATCATAGGAGCATTATTTAATGTGACGAATAATACAGAAGAAAATCGCTCGATTGTAAATTTTGATATTGAAAGATTTGCCACTGATGTAAATGGAGATGGATTAGGTATATCTGCTAATGGAACGATCTCTAATACAAACGAAAGCTTAGAGGTTACCGTAAAAGTCGCAAATGTAGACGAGCTTATTTTTACCACTTTAAAAGCTTCTTTCTTAAATAAAAATCAAACATCAAACCCTTTCTTTCAGCCTATTATACCGCCTAATAATATAGAAGGTGAAGGAGGTTATGGTGTGTTTGCAGGATTTCGATTATTAGAAAAAACGATGACACTAGGTCCAATTCAATCTTTAGATGGAGTTTGA
- a CDS encoding TonB-dependent receptor codes for MIRALFVVLFIGGFSGYTQEEILDQKISLVKENVSIASVLGELETKLNFTIGYSDSAIDISKIISVNVKEKTLAKVLRNLFPSKLYQFKVLGKKLLIYKRPKKYTISGYISEKGSQEYLGSVSIYIPELNTGTTTNDYGFYSLSISEGNHQILISFVGYKNIKKNIDLTSDITINLNLEPETEYLDEIIINSDQETSKSQITQMSSEKLSPSFFEDIPTILGEKDAIKTLQLLPGIQSGSEGSTGFYVRGGTPDQNLIILDEATVYNSNHLFGIFSIFNGDAIKSVEIFKGGFPARYGGRLSSVVKINTKNGNKEKFAGKANISLISSSLLLEGPIKKGKTSFVISGRRTYADLLLLPLMTKEGKFAYYFTDVNAKLHHVINDKNKLYWSTYYGQDKYRNRSVFENERSKQKILWGNITSTLRWNHEFNNKLFSNTSLIFSNYKFTVSKDDRGRANRSSTFKTSSGINDYGVKFDFNYYPTPNHTFRFGIGSTYHDFTPKEINIKNINDDEIVNTQKIKSLESAIYIEDDWRINDKISIYPGLRFSHFQHKSKGYFKPEMRLSAAYKLYPLLTLKASYAKMNQYIHRLSNSGLGLPTDLWVSSTERLKPQLSEQIALGLAKDFNNNIFGLTIEGYYKKMKDIIAFKEGASFAGLESVREITGFIRTVDFVNGITTGKGWAYGTEFLLRKKKGKLTGWLGYTLSWSRRQFKDLNGGKIFNERYDRRHDFSVVGIYKPSKRITISGNWLFTSGINYNLPNTLGVAAGDNFPIEDVNNNDNILLFNTEKNNFKGENFHRLDLGIQFHKITKRNRERTWGFSFYNVYARKNPFYYEISSENQSSPNVLYRRYLFQFLPSFNYSLKF; via the coding sequence GTGATTAGAGCCCTATTTGTAGTGCTTTTTATTGGAGGGTTTAGTGGTTATACCCAAGAAGAAATTTTAGATCAAAAAATTAGTTTAGTAAAAGAAAATGTATCTATTGCCAGTGTTTTAGGTGAGTTAGAAACAAAATTAAATTTTACGATAGGATATTCTGATAGCGCAATTGATATTTCTAAAATCATATCGGTTAATGTTAAAGAAAAAACTTTAGCTAAGGTATTAAGAAATCTATTTCCCTCGAAACTCTATCAATTCAAGGTTTTGGGTAAAAAATTGCTAATCTATAAACGTCCAAAAAAGTACACCATTAGTGGGTATATTTCAGAAAAAGGAAGCCAGGAATATCTAGGTAGTGTATCTATTTATATCCCCGAACTCAATACAGGTACAACAACCAATGATTATGGGTTTTATTCTCTTTCTATATCAGAAGGCAATCATCAGATATTAATCTCATTTGTAGGGTATAAAAACATTAAGAAAAACATTGACCTTACCTCTGATATTACGATAAATTTAAATTTAGAACCAGAGACTGAATATCTGGATGAAATCATTATAAATTCTGATCAGGAAACAAGTAAAAGTCAGATTACACAGATGAGTTCTGAGAAACTGAGCCCTTCATTTTTTGAAGATATTCCTACAATTCTGGGAGAAAAAGATGCTATTAAAACCTTACAATTATTACCAGGAATACAATCAGGTAGTGAAGGTTCTACAGGCTTTTATGTTCGTGGCGGAACACCAGATCAAAATTTGATCATACTGGATGAAGCTACAGTTTATAATTCAAACCATCTTTTTGGGATTTTTTCTATATTTAACGGAGATGCTATTAAATCGGTTGAAATATTTAAAGGAGGTTTTCCTGCTCGGTATGGCGGAAGATTATCTTCTGTAGTGAAGATAAATACCAAAAATGGGAATAAGGAAAAATTTGCAGGTAAAGCAAATATTAGTTTGATTTCTTCATCTTTATTGTTGGAAGGGCCCATAAAAAAAGGAAAAACATCCTTTGTAATCAGTGGTCGTAGAACCTATGCAGATCTGTTACTTTTACCATTAATGACCAAGGAAGGGAAATTTGCTTATTATTTCACAGATGTCAATGCTAAGCTTCATCATGTTATAAATGATAAAAATAAGTTGTATTGGAGCACATACTATGGGCAAGATAAATATAGAAATAGAAGCGTTTTTGAGAATGAAAGATCTAAGCAGAAAATACTTTGGGGAAATATAACTTCTACTTTACGTTGGAATCATGAATTTAATAATAAGCTCTTCTCTAATACATCATTAATATTTAGTAATTATAAATTTACAGTAAGTAAAGATGATAGAGGAAGAGCAAATCGAAGTTCTACGTTTAAGACAAGCTCAGGAATCAACGATTATGGAGTTAAGTTTGATTTTAATTACTATCCCACACCTAATCATACATTTAGGTTTGGTATTGGATCGACCTATCATGATTTTACACCAAAAGAAATTAATATTAAAAATATTAATGATGATGAAATTGTAAATACACAAAAAATCAAAAGCTTAGAGAGTGCAATATATATAGAAGATGATTGGAGAATTAATGATAAGATTAGCATATATCCAGGTTTGAGGTTTAGTCATTTTCAGCATAAATCTAAAGGTTATTTTAAACCAGAGATGAGACTTTCTGCTGCTTATAAGCTGTATCCTTTACTTACATTAAAAGCCTCATATGCAAAAATGAATCAGTACATACATCGGTTATCTAATAGTGGTTTGGGATTACCAACAGATCTTTGGGTGTCTTCTACAGAACGATTAAAGCCTCAGCTTTCTGAACAAATTGCTTTAGGGCTGGCAAAGGATTTCAATAATAATATATTTGGATTAACAATCGAAGGGTATTATAAAAAAATGAAGGACATTATAGCGTTTAAAGAAGGTGCTTCTTTTGCAGGTCTTGAAAGCGTAAGAGAAATTACAGGCTTTATTCGAACTGTTGATTTTGTAAATGGTATTACTACTGGGAAAGGTTGGGCATATGGAACAGAATTTTTACTTAGAAAAAAGAAAGGAAAATTAACAGGTTGGTTGGGATACACCTTATCATGGTCGCGAAGACAGTTTAAAGATTTAAATGGAGGAAAGATATTTAATGAACGTTATGATAGAAGACATGATTTCTCTGTTGTAGGGATTTATAAGCCTAGTAAAAGAATAACAATTTCTGGTAATTGGTTATTTACATCAGGGATTAATTACAACCTCCCTAATACCTTAGGAGTAGCTGCAGGCGATAATTTCCCGATAGAAGATGTAAACAATAATGATAATATATTACTATTTAACACCGAAAAAAATAATTTTAAAGGAGAAAACTTTCATCGTTTAGATTTGGGAATTCAATTTCATAAAATCACAAAACGTAATAGAGAAAGAACTTGGGGTTTTTCGTTTTATAATGTATACGCGAGAAAAAACCCTTTTTACTATGAGATTTCTAGCGAAAATCAAAGTTCTCCCAATGTTTTGTATAGAAGATACTTATTTCAGTTTCTTCCGTCGTTTAATTATAGTTTAAAATTTTAG
- a CDS encoding FecR family protein, whose protein sequence is MNIEQEDHILQLLTRYLQNDVQDDERKFVEGWIVESESNTAYFEDVKRIWSTSENIEDFDKIDVDEQWSKFESGINATAKKKPKLNNVYLKIAASIVLLIGLGFYFNTFFNTEVILLAKTGAENKFTLPDNSIVWLNEGSQLTYKKDFKGNSRRLNLKGEGFFEVIKDPDKPFIVIANATQTKVLGTSFNLKNNINTKEVELVLVTGSVEFSSKNYKEILTPGDMVTAKASGKLIKAANESLNFFSWKSGVLKFEKTSIEQVIKDIELYYNKNIIIESKEFANCTLTTIFDNESFEDVLETLEILFDVTYEKTDSNTIVIKGGECNS, encoded by the coding sequence ATGAATATCGAACAAGAAGATCATATACTACAACTTTTAACACGTTATTTACAAAATGACGTACAAGATGATGAACGAAAGTTTGTAGAGGGTTGGATTGTCGAATCCGAATCAAATACAGCCTATTTTGAAGATGTTAAACGCATATGGAGTACTTCAGAAAATATAGAGGATTTTGATAAAATTGATGTAGATGAACAATGGAGCAAATTTGAATCTGGCATAAATGCTACAGCAAAGAAGAAACCAAAATTAAATAATGTTTATCTTAAAATCGCAGCCTCTATTGTACTTTTAATTGGTTTAGGCTTTTATTTTAATACATTTTTTAATACTGAAGTAATTTTACTGGCAAAAACAGGAGCAGAAAACAAATTTACATTACCAGATAACTCTATAGTATGGCTTAATGAGGGTAGTCAACTTACTTATAAAAAGGATTTTAAAGGAAATAGCAGGAGGTTAAATCTAAAAGGAGAAGGTTTTTTTGAAGTTATAAAAGACCCCGATAAACCATTTATTGTTATTGCTAATGCCACACAAACTAAGGTTTTAGGTACGTCATTTAACCTAAAAAATAATATTAATACAAAAGAAGTAGAACTTGTATTAGTAACAGGTAGTGTTGAGTTTTCATCAAAAAATTATAAAGAAATTTTAACTCCGGGAGATATGGTAACAGCAAAGGCGAGTGGCAAATTGATAAAAGCTGCAAATGAAAGCCTAAATTTCTTTTCCTGGAAATCTGGGGTACTTAAATTTGAAAAAACTTCTATAGAACAAGTAATTAAAGATATAGAACTGTATTACAATAAGAACATAATTATCGAGAGTAAAGAATTTGCTAATTGTACGTTAACCACTATCTTTGACAACGAATCGTTTGAGGATGTTTTGGAAACTCTTGAAATATTATTTGATGTCACATATGAAAAAACTGATTCGAATACTATTGTTATAAAAGGTGGAGAATGTAATTCTTAA
- a CDS encoding DUF4249 family protein, protein MKYFPSILLIILGICLVSCETSVDASDLLEKQELVVINSYLSPQDTTLKVQVSRSKSRASSTVNVKDMVIKDATVVITDEENNEVALVYTDASLSYEAPASGLVISPGKKYFLKVTALGKEYKASCTIPTEAVQRIEKDIQVKEGEFSENRLLKVTVGDIKNQNNFYIIGAIVTQSFDNGGDTTSNQVENINFEFKQFATDVSRENSVITADGFFTLSDNALPNPKLKIQVANAEKILYEALRATYLNDFNDGDPFAESVIAPTNIEGENGYGVFAGYQLTEVEETF, encoded by the coding sequence ATGAAATATTTTCCAAGTATACTATTAATAATTCTAGGCATTTGTTTAGTAAGCTGTGAGACGAGCGTAGATGCAAGTGATTTATTAGAAAAACAAGAGCTTGTAGTTATTAATAGTTATTTATCACCACAAGATACCACACTAAAAGTACAGGTGTCAAGATCTAAATCAAGAGCATCAAGTACAGTTAATGTTAAGGATATGGTTATTAAAGATGCTACCGTAGTGATAACAGATGAAGAAAACAATGAGGTGGCACTTGTATATACAGATGCATCTTTAAGCTACGAAGCACCGGCAAGTGGTTTAGTAATATCACCTGGCAAGAAATACTTTTTGAAAGTTACGGCTCTAGGTAAAGAATATAAAGCATCTTGTACAATACCAACCGAAGCTGTACAAAGGATAGAGAAGGATATTCAGGTAAAAGAAGGTGAGTTCTCTGAGAATCGCTTGTTGAAAGTTACTGTAGGGGATATCAAAAATCAAAACAATTTTTATATCATAGGCGCCATAGTTACTCAGTCTTTTGATAATGGAGGAGACACAACTAGTAACCAGGTAGAAAATATAAATTTCGAGTTTAAACAGTTTGCAACAGATGTAAGTAGAGAAAATTCTGTAATCACAGCAGATGGATTTTTTACTTTATCTGATAATGCATTACCTAATCCCAAGTTAAAGATTCAGGTAGCCAATGCAGAAAAAATATTATACGAAGCGCTAAGAGCAACATATTTAAATGATTTTAATGACGGAGATCCATTTGCAGAATCAGTTATTGCTCCGACCAATATAGAAGGAGAGAATGGATATGGTGTTTTTGCAGGATATCAATTAACAGAAGTGGAAGAAACTTTTTAA
- a CDS encoding TonB-dependent receptor, with protein MKTKQVILAFWVILMGFSKIFSQQKTVEKYTISGYVKESGSQEYLPAVSIYIPGSAVGTTTNDYGFFSLTIPEGRHELIVSFIGYGTIKKSIDLTSDLALNFDMELETESLDEVIIDGDRRVNESQVTQMSVVSIKPSEIEDIPAILGEKDVIKALQLLPGIQRGNEGSAGFFVRGGTPDQNLIILDEAPVYNSNHLFGIFSVFNGDAIKSIETFKGGFPARFGGRLSSVLKIDTKNGNKERLSGKINVGLISSSLLVEGPIKKGKTSFIFSGRRTYADLLSKPFQKSDLKAGYYFMDLNFKIHHVFNEKNKLYWSNYFGQDKFHAVEKEAGDDLKTKLFWGNITSTLRWNHQFSDKFFSNTSLIFSNYNFGIKVDEKFQNEIFKLKTNSGINDYGIKADFDYYPNPKHSIRFGLASTYHNFVPKQSRIRETGESNSDITQKIESLESALYLEDDWKITNTLSFSPGLRLTHFQFKSTDYLNLEPRATIAWNVKPDLALKASYSKMNQYIHLLSNSGIGLPTDLWVSSTDQLKPQVSEQYALGVAKDFMDDGYSITVEGYYKKMDDVIAYKEGASFLLLEDLGTGKEIDWEENITTGQGWAYGTELLLRKKTGKLTGWLGYTLSWSERQFDELNQGRKFFAKYDRRHDLSLVGIYKPHDRITLSGTWLFSSGNNFNLPDTESISNTSNFPITIPDLSNGGTPFSTERNNFRGENYHRLDLGIQFHKRFSKNRERTWGFSIYNIYGRKNPFYYYFDDAKLKKVSILQFIPSINYTYKF; from the coding sequence TTGAAAACAAAACAAGTAATTCTTGCCTTTTGGGTGATACTTATGGGCTTTAGTAAAATATTTAGCCAACAAAAAACAGTAGAAAAATATACAATTAGTGGGTATGTAAAAGAATCAGGTAGTCAGGAATATTTACCGGCTGTATCAATTTATATTCCGGGTAGTGCAGTGGGGACTACTACCAATGACTACGGATTCTTTTCACTTACTATTCCTGAAGGAAGACATGAATTGATTGTGTCTTTTATAGGATATGGAACCATTAAAAAATCGATTGATCTTACTAGTGATCTCGCACTTAATTTTGATATGGAACTAGAAACCGAAAGCCTTGATGAAGTTATTATAGATGGAGACAGAAGAGTGAATGAAAGCCAGGTAACTCAAATGAGTGTTGTGTCTATAAAACCTTCAGAAATAGAAGATATTCCCGCTATTCTGGGAGAAAAAGACGTAATCAAAGCATTGCAGTTATTGCCAGGAATTCAGCGAGGTAATGAAGGAAGTGCAGGGTTCTTTGTAAGAGGAGGGACTCCGGATCAAAACCTGATCATATTAGATGAAGCTCCTGTATATAATTCTAACCATTTATTTGGAATATTTTCGGTATTTAACGGAGATGCTATTAAGTCGATAGAAACTTTTAAAGGAGGGTTTCCGGCAAGATTTGGTGGTAGATTATCTTCTGTACTCAAAATAGATACAAAAAACGGAAATAAAGAAAGGCTGAGTGGAAAAATAAACGTCGGGTTAATATCTTCATCTCTATTGGTAGAAGGACCAATCAAAAAGGGAAAAACTTCATTTATTTTTAGTGGACGAAGAACATATGCAGATCTATTGTCTAAACCTTTTCAAAAATCAGATCTAAAAGCGGGATATTACTTTATGGATCTTAATTTTAAAATACACCATGTTTTTAATGAAAAAAATAAACTATACTGGAGTAATTATTTTGGACAAGATAAATTCCATGCGGTCGAAAAGGAAGCAGGAGACGACTTAAAAACAAAATTGTTCTGGGGTAACATAACCTCTACATTACGATGGAATCACCAATTTAGTGATAAGTTTTTTTCTAACACTTCTTTAATTTTTAGTAATTATAACTTTGGAATTAAAGTTGATGAAAAGTTTCAGAATGAAATTTTTAAATTGAAAACAAACTCGGGAATCAATGATTATGGAATTAAAGCAGATTTTGATTACTATCCCAACCCTAAGCATTCTATACGGTTTGGACTGGCATCTACATATCATAATTTTGTACCAAAACAATCCAGGATAAGGGAAACAGGAGAAAGTAATTCTGATATCACACAAAAAATTGAATCTCTAGAGAGCGCTTTATATCTCGAGGATGATTGGAAAATTACCAATACGCTAAGTTTCTCTCCCGGGTTAAGATTAACTCATTTTCAGTTTAAATCAACAGATTACCTTAATCTGGAACCAAGAGCAACTATTGCCTGGAATGTAAAACCCGATTTGGCACTAAAAGCTTCGTATTCCAAAATGAATCAATACATTCATTTACTTTCTAACTCAGGAATAGGGTTACCTACAGATCTTTGGGTATCTTCTACAGATCAATTAAAGCCCCAGGTTTCTGAACAATATGCATTAGGAGTGGCAAAAGATTTTATGGATGATGGGTATTCTATTACTGTCGAAGGGTATTATAAAAAAATGGATGATGTGATAGCATATAAAGAAGGTGCTTCATTCTTGTTATTAGAAGACCTGGGAACAGGAAAAGAAATTGATTGGGAAGAAAATATTACCACAGGCCAAGGATGGGCTTATGGTACAGAGCTATTATTACGTAAAAAAACAGGGAAACTTACAGGTTGGCTTGGGTATACATTATCTTGGTCAGAAAGACAATTTGATGAACTAAATCAAGGGCGAAAATTCTTTGCAAAATATGATCGGAGACATGACCTTTCTTTGGTTGGTATATATAAACCTCATGATCGTATAACACTATCAGGAACATGGTTGTTTTCTTCGGGGAATAACTTTAACCTTCCGGATACTGAGTCTATATCAAACACAAGTAATTTTCCGATAACAATCCCTGATCTCTCTAATGGAGGAACACCTTTTAGTACGGAGCGAAATAATTTTAGAGGAGAAAATTATCATCGTTTAGATTTGGGAATTCAATTTCATAAACGATTTTCAAAGAATAGGGAACGTACCTGGGGATTTTCGATATATAATATTTACGGAAGAAAAAATCCTTTCTATTATTATTTTGATGATGCTAAACTTAAAAAAGTATCAATCCTACAGTTTATTCCATCAATTAATTATACCTATAAATTCTAA
- a CDS encoding RNA polymerase sigma-70 factor, whose translation MGDQLIIEQIKNKNVKVFESVFKQYFKVLTIYAKRYVLDLDTAQDITQEVFIKLYERKDELIIHTSLKSFLYTSVKNRCFDYIKIHNIRQQHKDIIQKESPILIEEDDAEIEKTELQEKIYKAIKTLPDQNQKIFMLSRFEGKTNQEIADELNISKRTVETHISNALKKIKTLVLVVFMMLFISYL comes from the coding sequence TTGGGTGATCAACTTATCATAGAACAAATCAAAAACAAAAATGTCAAAGTTTTTGAATCTGTATTTAAGCAATATTTTAAAGTACTTACCATATATGCCAAAAGGTATGTTTTGGATCTGGATACAGCACAAGATATTACACAAGAAGTGTTTATAAAACTCTATGAAAGAAAAGATGAACTTATCATCCATACTTCTTTAAAATCATTCCTATATACATCTGTAAAAAACCGATGTTTTGATTATATCAAAATTCATAATATTCGCCAACAACATAAGGATATCATTCAAAAAGAATCGCCTATTCTTATAGAGGAAGACGATGCAGAAATAGAGAAAACAGAATTACAGGAAAAAATCTATAAAGCTATCAAGACCCTTCCTGATCAAAATCAAAAAATCTTTATGCTTAGTCGGTTCGAAGGGAAAACAAACCAAGAGATTGCCGATGAGCTTAATATTAGCAAAAGAACAGTAGAAACTCATATCAGTAATGCCCTTAAAAAAATAAAAACATTAGTTTTAGTTGTTTTTATGATGCTGTTTATCAGTTATTTATGA
- a CDS encoding porin family protein yields MKKLLLVCTCISIFGIASAQKKTSFGLRGGVNISNLSDSNLETKPGVYLGALLNIRFSKLYALQPEIGYSNQGGNTKFSTGSDVEIHYLSISATNKFFVKNTGLHFLIAPGIDFDVDDTPVGIVNRDEGNDVTFIDVSIAVGLGYEFKNGIGVEARYKRGTVDVFDGDFHNFSQQSLYKEKNQFNEVLQVGISYRFNF; encoded by the coding sequence ATGAAGAAACTTTTATTAGTATGTACATGTATTAGCATTTTCGGAATCGCATCAGCACAAAAGAAGACATCTTTTGGGTTAAGAGGCGGAGTTAATATTTCTAATCTTTCCGATTCAAATTTGGAAACTAAACCAGGAGTTTATTTAGGAGCATTATTGAACATCAGATTCTCAAAACTTTATGCTCTTCAACCCGAAATCGGATATTCAAATCAAGGAGGTAATACTAAGTTTTCTACTGGGAGCGATGTCGAAATTCATTATCTTTCAATATCTGCAACAAATAAATTTTTTGTTAAAAATACAGGCTTACATTTTTTAATTGCACCGGGTATTGATTTTGATGTAGATGATACTCCGGTAGGAATCGTAAACAGGGATGAAGGTAATGATGTTACTTTTATTGATGTTTCGATCGCGGTTGGTTTAGGATACGAATTTAAAAATGGCATAGGGGTAGAGGCCAGATATAAAAGAGGAACTGTAGATGTTTTTGATGGAGATTTTCACAATTTTTCACAACAATCTCTTTATAAAGAAAAAAACCAATTTAACGAAGTTTTGCAAGTAGGGATATCATATAGATTTAATTTCTAA
- a CDS encoding TetR/AcrR family transcriptional regulator yields the protein MGRKSILKNRKEKNRKVEQWTLAILPKLKTADLGELTMDDLALLMKKSKSTIYQYFTTKEEIFEYITQVRIDYLYTYKNQITEEILKLDYRCETLGRILMEGAKDVSSLFLRQLQEHYPTAWKIIEEFLCALLEDLKQFYILGIENNIFKPISSELLVKLDEYFIRQLITDDNFFDQTEETLESIMRDYMFLKFEGLKK from the coding sequence GTGGGAAGAAAATCTATACTCAAAAATAGAAAAGAAAAGAACCGAAAAGTAGAACAATGGACCCTGGCAATACTCCCTAAATTGAAGACCGCAGATTTAGGTGAACTAACTATGGATGACCTGGCTTTGCTTATGAAAAAAAGTAAATCTACTATCTATCAATATTTTACTACAAAAGAAGAGATTTTTGAATATATCACACAAGTAAGAATAGATTATTTATACACGTATAAAAATCAGATTACAGAAGAAATTTTGAAATTAGATTACAGATGTGAAACTCTAGGGCGTATTCTTATGGAAGGAGCTAAGGACGTTTCTTCTCTTTTTTTAAGACAATTACAAGAACATTATCCCACAGCATGGAAAATTATTGAAGAATTTTTGTGTGCATTACTCGAAGATCTAAAACAATTTTACATCCTAGGAATAGAAAACAATATCTTTAAGCCCATATCATCTGAGCTTCTTGTTAAATTAGATGAATACTTTATCAGGCAATTAATTACTGACGATAATTTCTTTGATCAGACTGAAGAAACATTAGAATCTATAATGAGAGATTACATGTTTTTAAAATTTGAAGGGTTAAAAAAATAA